In Solanum stenotomum isolate F172 chromosome 6, ASM1918654v1, whole genome shotgun sequence, one DNA window encodes the following:
- the LOC125867134 gene encoding uncharacterized protein LOC125867134, translated as MRKFTKERNLVKPAKTRFATAFLTLRAMYIQRKNLRTLVLSTEWTSSKFAKETLGKEVANLIISAHFWDDVVRALTVCGPLTKVLRLVDGEKKPPMGYIYEAMDRAKETIERGFRGIKKQYEKVFEIIDARWSDQLHRPLHAAGHVLNPGLYYKAQEEGTLLQSLWTEYYACVEKMIPDTTIQDLLVAELPRYKMANGLFGCGPAKRARDTRSPVEWWSLFGSETPNLQKFAMKVLSLTCSSSGCERNWSVFEHIHSKKRNRLALSRLNDLVYIKYNRTLKRRYDARDLIDPIRLDNIDDSNEWLVGCPEDQEDELVYEDDDLTWGSVATAIGADESIYHLRGLSSRSRALDKGKGVETSSTSSTSSRTRTLIDEDYEEEEDEEQYNDVEDVDLQELDSFEEE; from the exons ATGAGAAAATTCACCAAGGAAAGAAATTTGGTGAAACCGGCCAAGACAAGATTTGCAACGGCCTTCTTAACTTTGAGAGCTATGTACATACAAAGAAAAAACTTGAGAACTTTAGTCCTCTCAACCGAATGGACTTCAAGTAAATTTGCAAAGGAAACTTTGGGGAAAGAAGTTGCCAATCTTATTATTTCTGCCCACTTTTGGGATGATGTTGTTCGAGCACTTACAGTTTGTGGTCCTTTGACAAAAGTGCTTCGTTTGGTGGATGGGGAGAAAAAACCACCAATGGGCTATATTTATGAAGCAATGGATAGAGCCAAAGAAACTATTGAACGGGGTTTTCGTGGAATTAAGAAGCAATATGAGAAAGTGTTTGAAATTATTGATGCAAGGTGGTCAGACCAACTCCATCGGCCTTTGCATGCTGCAGGCCATGTTTTGAACCCAGGATTGTATTATAAAGCTCAAGAAGAGGGAACTTTACTACAGAGTCTGTGGACCGAGTATTATGCATGTGTTGAGAAGATGATCCCCGATACAACAATACAAGATTTACTAGTCGCTGAGCTTCCTAGGTACAAAATGGCGAATGGACTATTTGGTTGTGGTCCGGCTAAAAGAGCTAGAGACACAAGGTCACCGG tgGAATGGTGGTCACTATTTGGTAGTGAAACACCAAACTTGCAAAAGTTTGCCATGAAAGTATTAAGCCTAACTTGTAGCTCATCCGGATGTGAGCGAAATTGGAGTGTGTTTGAACAc ATTCATTCCAAGAAGAGGAATAGGCTTGCACTATCGCGTCTCAATGATCTAGTGTACATTAAGTACAATAGAACATTGAAACGTCGTTATGATGCTCGTGATCTCATTGATCCAATTCGCTTGGATAACATTGATGATTCAAATGAATGGTTAGTTGGATGCCCCGAAGATCAAGAAGATGAACTAGTATATGAGGATGATGATCTTACTTGGGGTAGTGTTGCTACGGCAATTGGAGCTGATGAGAGTATCTATCATCTTAGGGGACTTTCTTCAAGATCAAGAGCACTTGACAAGGGCAAAGGAGTAGAAACTTCATCTacaagttcaacttcaagtaGGACTCGGACACTAATTGATGAAGACTAcgaggaggaagaagatgagGAGCAATATAATGATGTAGAGGATGTTGATCTTCAAGAGTTGGATAGTTTTGAAGAAGAATAG